The Intrasporangium calvum DSM 43043 sequence TCACCCACTACACGCGCATCCTGCGCTACATCAAGCCGGACTTCGTCCATGTGTTCATCGACGGGCGGATCGTCGAGGAGGGCGGCCCCGAGCTGGCGGACCGGCTCGAGGAAGAGGGCTACGACCGCTACGCGACGGCGACCGCCGTCGAGGGCGTCTGAGAGGTCCTACCGAGATGAGCTCTGCCGCACAGCTGCACCCCGGCGCCTTGACGGACGAGGAGGTCGCCGCGATCCGCAGCGACTTCCCGATCCTGTCGCGCACCGTGCGCGACGGCAGGCCCCTCGTCTACCTCGACTCGGGGGCCACGTCCCACAAGCCGACCGTCGTCCTCGACGCCGAACGGTCCTTCTACGAGCAGCACAACGCAGCCGTCCACCGCGGCGCGCACCAGCTCGCCGAGGAGGCCACGGACGACTACGAGAGCGCCCGCGAGACCATCGCCCGGTTCATCGGGGCCCCGTCGGCCGAGGTCGTGTTCACGAAGAACGCGACCGAGGCCCTCAACCTCGTCGCCTACGCGTTCTCCAACGCTGCACCGACCGACGACCCGAAGGACGCCCGTTTCGTCCTCGGTCGAGGGGACGAGATCCTCGTCACGGAGATGGAGCACCACGCCAACCTCGTGCCCTGGCAGGAGCTGGCCCGGCGCACCGGAGCGACGCTCCGCTGGATCCCGCTCGGCCCGGACGGGGCCCTCGACCTGTCGGGCCTCGGCTCGCTCCTGACGGAGCGGACCAAGGTCCTCGCGGTGGCGCACGTGTCCAACGTCCTCGGCACCATCAACCCCGTGAGCGACCTCGCCGAGCGCGCCCACGCGCTGGGTGCGCTCGTCGTCGTCGACGCGTGCCAGTCGGTTCCGCATCTGCCCGTCGACGTCACGACACTTGGGGCCGACTTCATCGCGTTCAGCGGCCACAAGCTGTACGGGCCGATGGGCATCGGGGTCCTCTGGGGGCGCGCCGAGCTGCTCGACGTCATGCCGCCCTTCCTCACCGGGGGCTCGATGATCGAGCTCGTGACGATGGAGCGTTCCACGTGGGCCCCGGCTCCGCAGAAGTTCGAGGCCGGTGTCCCGAATGCCGCCCAGGCGGTCGGTCTCGCAGCAGCGGTCCGGTGGGTCGAGCAGATCGGGCTGCAGCGCATCCAGGCGCACGAGGCGGCCCTCGTCGACGAGCTCCTGGCCGGCCTGGAGGAACGCCCGTGGGTCCGCGTCGTCGGTCCTCCCCGGGGCGTGCCACGGGGAGGGGCGGTGGCCTTCGTCGTCGACGGGGTCCACGCCCACGACGTGGGCCAGGTCCTCGACGACGCAGGGGTCGCTGTCCGGGTCGGCCACCACTGCGCCTGGCCCCTTCACCGCGCGCTCGACGCCGCGGCGACCACCAGAGCCTCCTTCGCCGTGCACAGCACCCGACATGAGGTCGCGGCCCTCCTCGAGGCCCTCGACCGGGTGCCGGTGATCTTCGGTCTCGACGTGCAGACGCCGGCCGGGGTGCGCTGACATGGACCTCTACCAGGAGCTGATCCTCGAGCACTCCAAGCGTCCCCACCACGCAGGGCTGCGCGAGCCCTACTCCGCGGAGGTGCACCACCTCAACCCGACCTGCGGCGACGAGGTGACGCTCCGCGTCTCGGTCACCGGGAACGGCGACGAGGCCGTCGTCGAGGACCTGTCCTACGACGCCAAGGGGTGCTCGATCTCGGTGGCCTCGTCCTCGGTGCTCGCCGACGAGGTCATCGGCCGTCCGGTGTCCGAGGCACTGCGGACCGTGGAGGCGATGCGCACGATGCTCACCTCCAAGGGGAAGCTCGCGGGTGACGAGGAGGTCATCGGAGACGGTGTCGCCTTCGCCGGCGTCGCCAAGTACCCCGCCCGGGTCAAGTGCGCCCTGCTCGGCTGGACCGCGTTCACCGACGCCCTTGCCCGCTCCGGCCAGGACATCACCCGCCCGGTCAGCACGACGACCACGCAGCACAGTTCACCGCAGCCCACCAACACGGGAGCCATTTCATGACGGCCCAGACCACCCCTGCCAACGTCGCGGACGTCGAGGAGGCGATGCGCGACGTGGTCGACCCCGAGCTCGGCATCAACGTCGTCGACCTCGGGCTCGTCTACGGGATCACCGTGGACTCGCAGTCCCACGCCGTCATCGACATGACCCTGACGTCGGCTGCCTGCCCGCTCACCGATGTCATCGAGGACCAGACGGCCCAGGCCCTCGAGGGTCTCGTCGCCTCCCACCGGATCAACTGGGTGTGGATGCCGCCGTGGGGCCCCGACAAGATCACCGAGGACGGCCGCGAGCAGCTCCGGGCCCTCGGCTTCAACCTCTGAGCACGGGGCCCAGCGAGCCGACCGGCGCACGACCATGAGCCGCGTCGTCGAGGTCGAGCCGGAACGGCTCGAACGCTGGCTGACCGGGTTCGCCCAGCGTCATGGCCCCTGCGGCGTCGCCCGACACGACACCGCGGCTGGGGTCCTCGTGCGCGCGGAGGCGGCGGACGGTGCGAATGCCGTCGCCACCCCGTTCGCCCATGACCCGCTCGGGATCGTCCTCGTCCGTCGTGGCGGCTACGCGGTCGCCATGTCCTTGGCAGGAGAGCTCGGCGATTCCAAGGTCGGCCGGCGGCACGTCCAGTCCCGGACGGCCGCAGGAGGCTGGTCCCAGCAGCGGTTCGCCCG is a genomic window containing:
- a CDS encoding SufS family cysteine desulfurase; its protein translation is MSSAAQLHPGALTDEEVAAIRSDFPILSRTVRDGRPLVYLDSGATSHKPTVVLDAERSFYEQHNAAVHRGAHQLAEEATDDYESARETIARFIGAPSAEVVFTKNATEALNLVAYAFSNAAPTDDPKDARFVLGRGDEILVTEMEHHANLVPWQELARRTGATLRWIPLGPDGALDLSGLGSLLTERTKVLAVAHVSNVLGTINPVSDLAERAHALGALVVVDACQSVPHLPVDVTTLGADFIAFSGHKLYGPMGIGVLWGRAELLDVMPPFLTGGSMIELVTMERSTWAPAPQKFEAGVPNAAQAVGLAAAVRWVEQIGLQRIQAHEAALVDELLAGLEERPWVRVVGPPRGVPRGGAVAFVVDGVHAHDVGQVLDDAGVAVRVGHHCAWPLHRALDAAATTRASFAVHSTRHEVAALLEALDRVPVIFGLDVQTPAGVR
- the sufU gene encoding Fe-S cluster assembly sulfur transfer protein SufU, yielding MDLYQELILEHSKRPHHAGLREPYSAEVHHLNPTCGDEVTLRVSVTGNGDEAVVEDLSYDAKGCSISVASSSVLADEVIGRPVSEALRTVEAMRTMLTSKGKLAGDEEVIGDGVAFAGVAKYPARVKCALLGWTAFTDALARSGQDITRPVSTTTTQHSSPQPTNTGAIS
- a CDS encoding metal-sulfur cluster assembly factor, producing MTAQTTPANVADVEEAMRDVVDPELGINVVDLGLVYGITVDSQSHAVIDMTLTSAACPLTDVIEDQTAQALEGLVASHRINWVWMPPWGPDKITEDGREQLRALGFNL
- a CDS encoding acVLRF1 family peptidyl-tRNA hydrolase, whose amino-acid sequence is MSRVVEVEPERLERWLTGFAQRHGPCGVARHDTAAGVLVRAEAADGANAVATPFAHDPLGIVLVRRGGYAVAMSLAGELGDSKVGRRHVQSRTAAGGWSQQRFARRRGKQADELVDAVVGHARRILLHDDESPKPGSARLARGLVLGGDRSLVQQVLAAPPLRALHGLPVRELFDLPDPRRDVLETALRRGRSYRITVTDPPGPGAAVP